In one window of Gudongella oleilytica DNA:
- a CDS encoding amidohydrolase translates to MKTLIKNAKIFAEKGHFVEALLIEDGLIKKAGSNAELAGESADTVLDMERRTILPGLNDSHLHITMKGAAMNSCDLIPAKSIDDIIRLGREFLAKDPDMKAMPGRGWNQDYFATGEKRMINRFDLDQISTEIPIVFERTCGHVGVGNTKALEILGVDENTKVDGGEIEIGEDGKPNGIFNENAVQLIRKAIPEKDMATREKEFLMSMDYSVSQGLTSVQSCDVLGKDFKEVFKLLHDLYNEGKLKFRYRHQYNFQDIEDFKEYLKSEHITGKYDEMFFSKGALKLFKDGSLGARTAYMKKEYADAPGTFGVEALSDDQLQALVDLAVENDITVVTHAIGDAAVESVMKAYENTMPDGKNPLRHGIVHNQITSMVQLERQTRLQIPVMYQPIFLDYDNRIIEDRVGSELAKTSYAFNTLYKMGAPVSLGTDSPVEDCNPFQNIYCAVNRKGLDGHPDGGYYPEEAMDLEDAIDAYTAGSAFNEFKEDVKGKLLPGFVADLIVLDRDIFSIDPMDIKNVKVEKTMVNGKFVYER, encoded by the coding sequence TTGAAGACTTTAATCAAAAATGCAAAGATTTTTGCAGAAAAAGGACATTTTGTAGAAGCTCTGCTGATAGAAGACGGCTTGATAAAAAAAGCCGGCAGTAATGCTGAACTGGCAGGTGAATCCGCGGATACGGTCCTCGATATGGAAAGAAGAACCATACTTCCGGGTCTAAATGACAGCCATCTTCATATTACTATGAAGGGTGCAGCCATGAACTCCTGTGATCTTATACCTGCAAAATCCATAGACGATATAATAAGACTTGGTCGAGAGTTTCTGGCTAAAGATCCTGATATGAAAGCAATGCCGGGTAGGGGTTGGAATCAGGACTATTTCGCAACAGGTGAAAAAAGGATGATAAACAGATTCGATCTCGACCAGATATCCACAGAGATCCCTATAGTATTTGAGAGGACTTGCGGTCATGTCGGAGTTGGAAATACCAAGGCTCTTGAAATATTGGGGGTTGACGAGAATACAAAAGTAGATGGTGGAGAAATAGAAATCGGCGAAGACGGCAAGCCTAATGGTATATTCAATGAAAATGCAGTTCAGCTGATTAGAAAAGCTATCCCAGAGAAGGATATGGCCACCAGGGAAAAGGAATTCCTTATGTCGATGGATTATTCAGTCAGTCAGGGTTTGACCTCAGTTCAATCCTGCGACGTACTGGGAAAGGATTTCAAAGAGGTATTCAAGCTTCTTCACGACCTCTACAATGAGGGAAAACTTAAGTTCAGATACAGGCATCAGTATAATTTCCAGGATATCGAGGACTTTAAGGAGTATTTGAAATCGGAGCATATAACAGGCAAATACGATGAGATGTTCTTCTCGAAGGGTGCCCTAAAGCTATTCAAGGATGGTTCTCTTGGTGCCAGAACAGCTTATATGAAGAAGGAATATGCAGATGCTCCCGGGACCTTTGGAGTTGAGGCGCTAAGTGATGATCAGCTTCAGGCATTGGTTGATCTTGCTGTTGAGAACGACATAACAGTAGTCACTCATGCCATAGGGGATGCTGCAGTTGAAAGCGTCATGAAAGCTTATGAGAACACAATGCCTGACGGTAAAAATCCTCTGCGTCATGGAATAGTCCACAACCAGATTACGAGCATGGTGCAGCTTGAAAGACAGACCAGACTTCAGATTCCGGTAATGTATCAGCCAATATTCCTTGATTATGACAACAGGATAATTGAGGACAGAGTTGGTTCGGAGCTTGCAAAGACATCCTATGCATTCAATACTCTTTATAAGATGGGAGCACCGGTTAGCCTTGGAACAGATTCACCGGTCGAGGACTGCAATCCATTCCAAAACATCTACTGTGCAGTCAACAGAAAAGGACTTGACGGTCATCCAGATGGGGGCTATTATCCTGAGGAGGCTATGGATCTTGAGGATGCGATCGACGCGTATACTGCAGGAAGTGCTTTCAATGAATTCAAGGAGGATGTCAAAGGGAAGCTGTTACCAGGATTTGTTGCTGACCTTATCGTTCTTGACAGGGATATCTTCTCCATCGATCCAATGGATATAAAGAATGTCAAGGTAGAAAAGACAATGGTAAATGGTAAATTCGTTTACGAAAGATAA
- a CDS encoding aminotransferase, whose product MKLKPFKVEQWMNEYEMDAINNIAETCVDSISLKELLQLTGTPEADFFKELSEKKLTYGYITGNPDLKNAISSLYKNLTSDDILTTNGGIGANNLILQAIVDRGDKVVSIIPTYQQLYSIPESIGADVTVVYLEKEKNYLPDMELLKRVVDDNTKLIALNNPNNPTGAIIPEELMKEIVELARKHDTYVLCDEVYRGLNQDGSYQSSIADLYEKGVGTSSMSKVFSLAGLRLGWIATKNIELMKKLESHRDYSIISCGMLDEIIAAHALGNKDKLLERNLGIIKENLEILDNWIKEHPRFSFVKPKAGTTALVYYDFDINSYDFCIGLMEHSKTLVTPGDCFEYEKSFRIGYAASREVLIKGLEMLADYGNKL is encoded by the coding sequence ATGAAGCTTAAGCCGTTTAAGGTGGAGCAGTGGATGAATGAGTATGAGATGGATGCGATTAATAACATAGCTGAGACCTGTGTTGATTCGATATCCTTAAAGGAGCTTCTCCAGCTTACAGGAACTCCTGAGGCAGATTTTTTCAAGGAACTCTCAGAGAAGAAGCTCACCTATGGGTATATAACCGGTAATCCTGATCTAAAAAACGCAATAAGCAGCTTATACAAGAACCTTACCTCTGATGATATACTTACTACAAATGGAGGGATAGGCGCAAACAACCTTATCCTTCAGGCCATAGTCGATAGGGGTGACAAGGTGGTATCCATAATACCGACCTATCAGCAGTTATATTCCATACCGGAGTCGATTGGAGCTGATGTCACTGTAGTTTACCTGGAAAAGGAAAAAAATTATCTCCCCGATATGGAGCTCTTAAAGAGGGTTGTAGACGACAATACAAAGCTTATAGCTCTAAATAATCCAAACAATCCTACAGGTGCTATCATCCCGGAGGAGCTGATGAAGGAGATAGTGGAGCTTGCGAGAAAACACGATACCTATGTTCTCTGTGACGAGGTTTACAGAGGCCTTAATCAGGATGGAAGCTACCAAAGCTCCATAGCAGACCTTTATGAGAAGGGGGTAGGCACATCAAGCATGTCAAAGGTATTCTCACTTGCAGGCCTCAGGCTTGGCTGGATAGCTACCAAGAATATCGAGCTTATGAAGAAGCTGGAATCTCACAGAGATTATAGCATTATAAGCTGCGGGATGCTGGATGAAATAATTGCAGCCCATGCCCTTGGGAACAAGGATAAGCTTCTGGAGAGAAACCTGGGGATAATAAAGGAGAATCTCGAAATACTGGATAATTGGATAAAAGAGCATCCAAGATTTTCCTTCGTGAAGCCGAAGGCAGGCACGACCGCTCTTGTCTACTACGATTTTGATATAAACTCCTATGATTTTTGTATCGGACTTATGGAGCATTCAAAGACCCTTGTAACTCCGGGAGATTGCTTTGAATATGAGAAAAGCTTCAGAATAGGCTATGCTGCTTCGAGGGAGGTCCTAATAAAAGGCCTTGAGATGCTGGCAGACTATGGGAATAAGCTTTAA
- a CDS encoding carbohydrate kinase family protein yields the protein MIDLNASLGAVAVIGGANLDIVGSPSKILIRGDSNIGSVKLSPGGVGRNIAENTALLGIPTRLFSIVGNDSFGDYLLTEAKKSGIDVDFVKRVSSPTGIYLAILDENKDMDLAINAMEIMVELDWEYISNNKASIEKSEIIVLDANLKKDVLEKATNEFRHKKLFLDTVSTAKAESAASIIGSFHTIKPNKIEAETLTGIRIHSRDDLLKAANIFHDRGVLNVCITLGKDGVFYSAKDGEHGGYRSTEFVPLNATGAGDAFQAGLIYGELNGFPLKDSIRYAMGAAIVAMSSEDTINKEMSIDKIAIISRRLEEIK from the coding sequence TTGATCGATTTGAATGCTTCGTTGGGTGCAGTTGCAGTAATAGGGGGGGCCAACCTTGATATTGTTGGCTCGCCCTCGAAAATACTTATTAGAGGAGATTCGAATATTGGAAGTGTAAAGCTGTCGCCAGGAGGTGTTGGAAGGAATATTGCAGAAAATACTGCATTGCTGGGCATCCCAACAAGGCTTTTCTCTATCGTAGGAAATGACAGCTTTGGGGATTACCTGCTTACGGAGGCAAAAAAATCCGGCATTGATGTGGACTTTGTAAAAAGAGTTTCCAGCCCCACAGGTATTTATCTGGCTATACTTGATGAAAACAAGGATATGGATCTTGCAATCAATGCGATGGAGATCATGGTGGAGCTTGACTGGGAGTATATCAGCAACAATAAAGCCTCGATCGAGAAAAGCGAAATAATCGTCCTTGACGCAAACCTAAAAAAGGATGTACTTGAAAAAGCAACAAATGAGTTTCGCCACAAAAAACTTTTTCTTGATACGGTCTCCACAGCCAAGGCTGAGTCTGCAGCATCTATTATTGGAAGCTTTCATACCATAAAACCAAATAAGATAGAAGCTGAGACATTAACCGGGATTAGGATCCACAGCAGGGATGATCTATTAAAAGCAGCAAACATCTTCCATGACAGAGGGGTTTTAAATGTTTGTATAACCCTGGGCAAGGATGGGGTTTTCTATAGTGCAAAGGATGGGGAGCATGGTGGGTACCGCTCCACTGAGTTCGTTCCTCTGAATGCCACCGGAGCCGGCGATGCATTCCAGGCCGGGCTTATTTACGGAGAATTAAACGGGTTTCCACTGAAGGACTCAATAAGATATGCAATGGGCGCAGCAATAGTAGCTATGAGCTCTGAGGATACCATAAACAAGGAAATGAGTATAGATAAAATCGCCATAATTTCAAGAAGATTGGAGGAAATAAAGTGA
- a CDS encoding pseudouridine-5'-phosphate glycosidase — MNRYLDLSEEVRKAIEDKKPIVALESTIISHGMPYPQNVETALKVEEIIREHGAVPATIGIIGGRLKAGLTSEEIDYMGRAKNIAKVSRRDIPYLVAHKRDGATTVASTMIIASMAGIRVFATGGVGGVHRGAEKTMDISADLEELAMTEVAVVCAGAKSILDLGLTLEYLETKGVPVLGYQTEELPAFYTRKSGFAVDYKADTPEEIADILRTKWDLGLKGGALIANPIPEEYSMDADLIARVIEDAVKEAEALGIKGKDTTPFLLAKIKEITGGESLESNIQLVYNNARLAAKIAVSL, encoded by the coding sequence GTGAACAGATATCTTGATCTAAGTGAAGAAGTAAGAAAGGCAATTGAAGATAAAAAGCCGATCGTCGCCCTGGAATCGACGATCATTTCTCATGGGATGCCTTACCCCCAAAATGTCGAAACTGCATTGAAGGTCGAGGAAATAATAAGGGAGCATGGGGCTGTCCCGGCTACTATTGGGATAATAGGAGGAAGACTTAAGGCTGGACTTACATCTGAAGAAATTGACTACATGGGAAGAGCTAAAAATATCGCCAAGGTCTCAAGAAGAGATATTCCTTACCTTGTAGCCCACAAAAGAGATGGAGCCACTACTGTTGCCTCCACAATGATAATCGCTTCTATGGCAGGCATAAGGGTTTTTGCCACAGGAGGTGTAGGCGGAGTACACAGGGGAGCCGAGAAAACAATGGATATATCGGCTGACCTCGAAGAGCTTGCTATGACTGAAGTGGCAGTTGTATGTGCAGGTGCCAAGTCCATACTTGATCTGGGACTCACTCTTGAGTACCTAGAGACAAAGGGAGTACCGGTATTGGGTTATCAGACAGAGGAGCTACCAGCGTTCTATACAAGAAAAAGCGGCTTTGCCGTGGATTATAAGGCTGATACCCCTGAAGAGATAGCGGACATCCTTAGGACTAAGTGGGATCTGGGTCTCAAGGGTGGAGCGTTGATCGCAAATCCGATCCCGGAGGAGTACTCAATGGATGCTGACCTTATCGCAAGAGTAATTGAGGATGCTGTCAAGGAAGCAGAAGCATTGGGAATAAAGGGAAAGGATACTACCCCATTCCTTCTTGCAAAAATCAAGGAAATTACCGGTGGAGAATCCCTTGAATCAAACATACAGCTGGTATATAACAATGCCAGGTTAGCTGCGAAGATTGCAGTGTCTCTCTAA
- a CDS encoding P-II family nitrogen regulator, translated as MTQLCKVSGAASLDCIAEDEDGEGEYMYQVINAIVDKGRAEDVVDAATAAGAKGGTIINARGAGIHETRRVFAIDIEPEKEIVMIIAKNELVNGIIQAINERLEMDKPGNGIIFVQKAIKTYGLYE; from the coding sequence ATGACCCAGTTGTGCAAGGTTTCGGGAGCAGCTTCACTGGATTGTATCGCAGAGGATGAAGATGGAGAGGGTGAGTATATGTACCAGGTGATAAATGCTATAGTTGACAAGGGAAGAGCGGAAGACGTTGTAGACGCGGCAACTGCTGCCGGTGCAAAGGGCGGAACCATAATAAATGCAAGAGGCGCCGGAATCCACGAAACCAGAAGAGTTTTCGCCATTGATATTGAACCTGAAAAGGAAATCGTAATGATAATCGCAAAGAACGAATTAGTAAATGGGATTATCCAGGCTATAAATGAAAGACTGGAGATGGATAAACCAGGCAACGGAATAATCTTTGTTCAGAAGGCTATTAAGACATACGGACTATATGAGTAA
- a CDS encoding DUF1538 domain-containing protein, whose amino-acid sequence MQVLKNKLKEVIMAVLPIVGIVLLLNFTITQLVGKQLGSFLTGALLVIVGLTLFLFGVDLGVSPIGRYIGGAIVKRNSLLVLTIYGLILGFLISIAEPDLHILAGQVDLATGGMLPKLQLVVMVSIGIAVMLTLGFIRIVYNISLKLIFFILYGLVLVGGLLAPQELLAISFDSSGATTGAMTVPFILALALGISALRKDSRSSEADSFGLVGISSVGAILAVMVMSIFSSGGIAEASDELVSHGSSDTILERLLTISGEVILEAKSWCSLYDPVVQGFGSSFTGLYRRG is encoded by the coding sequence TTGCAGGTATTAAAAAATAAACTAAAAGAAGTTATCATGGCAGTATTGCCAATAGTAGGTATAGTTTTGTTGCTGAATTTCACAATAACACAACTTGTCGGAAAGCAGCTGGGTTCATTTTTAACCGGAGCTTTACTTGTTATTGTAGGACTCACATTGTTTTTATTCGGAGTGGATCTTGGAGTAAGCCCCATAGGAAGGTATATAGGTGGTGCAATAGTAAAGCGGAATAGCCTCCTGGTACTGACGATATACGGGCTTATCCTTGGATTTTTGATCTCCATTGCAGAGCCTGATCTCCATATTCTGGCAGGCCAGGTGGATTTAGCTACAGGTGGAATGCTTCCAAAGCTGCAATTGGTTGTTATGGTCTCCATAGGGATCGCAGTTATGCTGACTCTTGGGTTCATTAGGATAGTATATAATATATCTCTTAAGCTTATATTCTTCATATTATATGGGCTGGTCCTGGTTGGAGGGCTACTCGCTCCTCAGGAACTGTTAGCAATATCTTTCGACTCATCTGGTGCGACTACCGGAGCCATGACGGTGCCATTCATATTAGCCCTTGCACTGGGAATATCAGCCCTTAGGAAGGATAGCAGATCCTCTGAAGCTGACAGCTTTGGTCTCGTCGGTATATCTTCGGTCGGAGCTATATTGGCCGTAATGGTGATGAGTATCTTTTCAAGCGGAGGTATAGCAGAAGCATCTGATGAGTTAGTCAGCCACGGTAGTTCGGATACTATTTTAGAGAGACTCCTGACGATCTCAGGTGAGGTTATCTTGGAAGCCAAATCATGGTGTAGCCTATATGACCCAGTTGTGCAAGGTTTCGGGAGCAGCTTCACTGGATTGTATCGCAGAGGATGA
- the pdhA gene encoding pyruvate dehydrogenase (acetyl-transferring) E1 component subunit alpha, whose translation MKFEEHNPLDNKIYQVLDPDGKVVLKDDIPELSADQLKSMYQTMLYSRTIDEKALSYQRQGRMLTYAPNIGQEAAQVGSSFALEKKDWLVPAFRELGAWLTRGVSLKNIYTYWYGDEWGSHTPEDVRVLPVSVPIASQLQHATGIGMSINIKGEKDVVLTYVGDGGTSHGDFHEALNFAAVFKAPVVFVIQNNQYAISTRRVIQTMSGNLAQKAVSYGMPGIFVDGNDIFAMYNATKAAVERARNGEGPTLIEAYTYRLAAHTTSDDPTKYRDDKEVEEWRLKDPVKRFGNYLKDNAIIDEDWEKNTLSRLEEEVMATFEDIEKNSSYELEDIFKYHFEKMPLQLQEQLDEYRAYLKGGK comes from the coding sequence GTGAAATTCGAAGAACATAATCCGTTAGATAATAAGATTTACCAGGTACTTGATCCTGACGGCAAGGTAGTTCTAAAGGACGACATTCCTGAATTGTCAGCTGATCAGCTAAAATCAATGTACCAGACCATGCTATACTCGAGGACGATCGACGAGAAAGCGTTGTCCTATCAAAGGCAAGGCCGGATGCTCACCTACGCTCCAAATATTGGCCAGGAGGCCGCTCAGGTTGGCAGTTCTTTTGCTCTTGAAAAAAAGGACTGGCTTGTCCCTGCCTTCAGGGAACTGGGTGCATGGCTCACAAGAGGAGTCAGTCTCAAAAATATTTATACCTACTGGTATGGCGATGAATGGGGAAGTCATACTCCTGAGGATGTAAGGGTGCTTCCGGTGTCAGTACCAATAGCTTCCCAGCTTCAGCATGCAACAGGTATAGGGATGTCTATTAACATCAAGGGTGAAAAAGATGTTGTGCTTACCTATGTGGGAGACGGAGGCACATCCCATGGAGATTTCCATGAGGCTTTGAACTTTGCTGCAGTGTTTAAGGCTCCGGTGGTTTTCGTCATACAAAACAACCAGTACGCAATATCGACAAGAAGAGTTATCCAAACCATGAGTGGAAATCTGGCTCAGAAGGCTGTTTCCTATGGTATGCCAGGTATTTTTGTGGATGGAAACGATATATTTGCAATGTACAATGCCACAAAAGCTGCTGTTGAAAGAGCCAGAAATGGAGAGGGTCCAACCCTTATAGAGGCCTATACCTACAGACTTGCTGCCCACACGACCTCCGACGACCCTACAAAGTACAGGGACGACAAAGAGGTTGAAGAGTGGCGTCTCAAGGATCCTGTAAAGAGATTCGGCAATTATCTTAAGGATAATGCAATAATCGATGAGGACTGGGAGAAGAATACTTTGTCGAGGCTTGAGGAGGAGGTCATGGCAACCTTCGAGGATATTGAAAAGAACTCAAGCTATGAATTGGAGGATATATTCAAATACCACTTCGAAAAGATGCCATTACAGCTTCAGGAGCAGCTTGATGAATACAGGGCATATCTTAAGGGAGGTAAATAA
- a CDS encoding alpha-ketoacid dehydrogenase subunit beta codes for MANTLSIVQAVNQALMNEMALDDRVVVYGEDVGVEGGVFRATVDLQKTYGKERVFDTPLAESAIVGTAVGMAINGLKPVVEMQFSGFSYPAFNQIISHVARMRNRSRGKYHLPMVIRAPYGGGIRALEHHSESTEALYAQIPGLKVVIPSTPYDAKGLLIAAIRDPDPVLFWEPKRIYRAFKQDIPEEAYEIPIGKAKVVKEGTDITIVAWGAMVRDVQKAVDIVEKKDISAEIIDLRTIAPMDRESFVESVKKTGRILVVHEAPKTLGVGAEIISVVNEKAFLHLEAPPTRLTGFDTTFPLPRGEHHYIPTPERIAKTIEEIVKY; via the coding sequence ATGGCTAATACACTTAGTATAGTTCAGGCAGTAAACCAGGCTTTGATGAATGAAATGGCTCTGGATGACAGAGTAGTAGTATACGGCGAGGACGTCGGCGTTGAGGGAGGAGTTTTCAGAGCGACTGTGGATCTCCAGAAAACCTATGGCAAAGAAAGAGTATTCGACACTCCCCTTGCGGAGTCGGCAATAGTAGGCACTGCAGTGGGTATGGCAATAAATGGTCTTAAGCCTGTTGTGGAAATGCAGTTTTCAGGCTTCTCATACCCCGCCTTCAACCAGATCATAAGCCACGTTGCAAGAATGAGAAACAGATCAAGAGGTAAATACCACCTGCCTATGGTCATAAGAGCTCCTTATGGCGGAGGAATAAGAGCATTGGAGCACCATTCAGAAAGTACTGAAGCTTTATATGCTCAAATCCCGGGACTTAAGGTAGTAATCCCTTCAACACCCTACGATGCCAAGGGTCTCCTGATAGCAGCAATAAGGGATCCTGATCCGGTGCTTTTCTGGGAGCCCAAGAGAATATACAGAGCTTTCAAGCAGGATATACCCGAGGAAGCATATGAGATCCCCATTGGCAAGGCCAAGGTCGTTAAAGAGGGTACTGACATAACTATAGTGGCTTGGGGAGCGATGGTAAGGGATGTGCAGAAAGCCGTGGATATAGTTGAAAAAAAGGATATATCAGCAGAGATCATAGATTTAAGAACTATTGCGCCAATGGACAGGGAGAGCTTCGTGGAATCAGTTAAAAAGACCGGAAGGATACTGGTAGTGCACGAGGCGCCTAAAACCTTAGGTGTAGGTGCTGAGATAATATCTGTAGTCAACGAGAAGGCATTTCTCCATCTTGAGGCTCCGCCTACAAGACTGACAGGTTTTGATACGACCTTCCCACTTCCAAGAGGCGAGCATCACTATATACCTACACCTGAGAGAATCGCAAAGACCATAGAAGAAATCGTTAAGTATTAG
- a CDS encoding dihydrolipoamide acetyltransferase family protein, whose translation MKFEFKFPDIGEGIHEGVITKWLVEEGSKIKEGDSVAEVETDKVTTEIPSPRTGTVLQLLAKKGDTINVGQVFVTIDTDAAGEEAVSNGAPEVVEEETAGVVGEVIASSEVIPSSTEGFEKKTEATSTEKVLATPVARALAKDLRVDINKIKGTGPNGRVMKEDIYNASQKESDRVPEAKTKPEENIISKAVQSAPGERVERIPLTRIRKTISEKMTQSRFTIPHTTAMDEVDISKLYDLRKRYKDSLKDEGVNLTYMPFIIKAAIAALKELPEFNASLDMEKDELILKKYYDIGIAADTDRGLMVPVIREADRLSIVQLAKAVEDVSTRAKNNTIELAELKGSTFTITNYGSIGGYFGIPIINYPESGVLGLGRVTKKPIVRDDEIVVAHVLPLSLSYDHRIIDGASGARFLNIVKELLSEPELLLLKS comes from the coding sequence ATGAAATTCGAATTTAAATTCCCAGATATAGGAGAAGGAATACACGAGGGTGTAATAACTAAATGGCTTGTGGAGGAGGGCTCTAAAATAAAAGAGGGCGATTCTGTAGCTGAAGTCGAAACTGACAAGGTTACCACTGAAATACCCTCTCCAAGGACAGGCACTGTGCTCCAGCTGCTGGCAAAAAAGGGTGATACGATAAATGTGGGGCAGGTATTTGTAACTATAGATACTGATGCTGCCGGTGAGGAAGCAGTTTCCAATGGGGCACCCGAGGTAGTTGAGGAAGAGACTGCAGGAGTTGTAGGCGAGGTAATTGCCTCATCTGAGGTAATACCGTCAAGCACCGAAGGATTTGAGAAAAAAACTGAAGCGACATCAACTGAAAAAGTACTTGCTACTCCTGTTGCCAGAGCCTTGGCGAAGGATCTTCGAGTTGATATCAACAAGATAAAGGGAACCGGACCTAACGGCAGAGTCATGAAGGAGGATATCTACAACGCCTCCCAAAAAGAATCTGACAGAGTGCCTGAAGCGAAGACAAAGCCTGAGGAAAATATAATATCAAAGGCTGTACAGTCTGCCCCAGGTGAAAGGGTCGAAAGAATACCGTTGACAAGGATCAGGAAAACAATATCTGAAAAGATGACTCAATCGAGGTTTACAATACCTCATACCACTGCAATGGATGAGGTGGATATTTCAAAGCTGTATGATCTTAGAAAGAGGTATAAGGACTCCCTGAAGGACGAGGGTGTAAACCTGACTTATATGCCTTTCATTATTAAGGCTGCGATCGCAGCACTAAAGGAGCTTCCTGAATTCAATGCAAGCCTTGACATGGAAAAGGATGAGCTGATCCTTAAAAAATACTATGACATTGGAATCGCTGCAGATACTGATAGAGGTCTTATGGTCCCTGTTATAAGGGAGGCTGACAGACTTTCTATCGTTCAGTTGGCCAAGGCTGTTGAGGATGTCAGCACAAGGGCAAAGAACAATACGATCGAGCTGGCTGAGCTTAAGGGCAGTACCTTTACAATAACTAACTACGGCTCTATTGGAGGTTACTTTGGCATACCGATCATCAACTACCCTGAGTCCGGAGTGCTTGGTTTAGGAAGAGTAACTAAAAAGCCTATCGTGAGGGATGATGAGATAGTTGTCGCACATGTGCTGCCTTTGTCACTTTCCTACGATCACAGAATAATCGATGGAGCTAGCGGAGCGAGGTTCCTGAATATAGTCAAGGAGCTTTTATCTGAGCCGGAGCTGCTGCTCCTTAAGTCATAG
- the lpdA gene encoding dihydrolipoyl dehydrogenase, whose amino-acid sequence MEKYDIAILGGGPGGYVSAIKAAQMGAKVLLVERERLGGLCLNWGCIPTKTLLISARHYRDLLRSNDFGISGVDLSNARVDWKLLMERKSKVVDKLVSGIELLVKKNKITFINGEGMVLDNHSMEINGEKISFENLIIATGALSNVPEIPGLSKSMEDGHALDSRGILSLQEMPEAVTILGGNVYAVEFATIFNAIGTKVTLIHKNKSILPGADHELSQLLERQLKKDGVKILGESDISRVEGPKVTVNRKDREETIVGDKLIVFMGIQPNLKGLEALDLKMNERGFIKTDPKLRTSIDNIYAVGDVNGTLPLAHVASAEGIVAAETIMGVESRMNYNIIPRVVYSFPELASVGITEEEAKDKGLDYSVGKFPLMANGMAIAEGETNGFVKIISDNKYGEVIGVHMAAATASDMISKAAAVMQLEGTVYDIAKTIHPHPTFAEALMEAAFAVIDKPIHV is encoded by the coding sequence ATGGAAAAATATGATATTGCCATATTAGGCGGCGGTCCTGGAGGGTATGTCTCTGCAATTAAGGCTGCACAGATGGGAGCAAAGGTATTGCTGGTGGAAAGAGAAAGATTAGGTGGTTTGTGCCTTAACTGGGGTTGTATACCTACAAAGACTCTCCTCATATCTGCAAGGCATTACAGAGATCTGCTAAGGAGCAATGATTTCGGAATTTCAGGAGTCGATCTTTCCAATGCCAGGGTCGACTGGAAGCTCCTGATGGAAAGAAAAAGCAAGGTAGTAGATAAGCTGGTTTCAGGAATAGAGCTTCTGGTTAAAAAAAATAAGATCACCTTTATTAATGGTGAAGGAATGGTCCTTGATAACCACTCGATGGAGATAAACGGTGAAAAAATAAGCTTTGAAAACTTGATAATCGCAACAGGCGCATTGAGCAATGTCCCGGAAATTCCTGGCCTCTCAAAATCAATGGAGGATGGTCATGCACTGGACAGCAGAGGTATCTTAAGCCTGCAGGAGATGCCTGAGGCGGTAACGATTCTTGGCGGAAACGTATACGCTGTTGAATTTGCTACGATATTCAATGCAATTGGAACCAAGGTGACTTTGATCCACAAGAATAAGTCGATTCTTCCGGGAGCTGACCATGAGCTTTCACAGCTGTTGGAAAGACAGCTTAAAAAAGACGGCGTTAAAATACTTGGTGAAAGTGATATCAGCAGAGTTGAAGGTCCTAAGGTCACTGTAAACAGGAAGGACAGGGAAGAGACGATAGTAGGTGACAAGCTTATTGTATTCATGGGTATCCAACCCAATCTAAAAGGATTGGAAGCACTGGATCTAAAGATGAATGAAAGAGGCTTTATAAAAACAGATCCTAAGCTTAGAACAAGTATTGACAATATATATGCAGTCGGAGATGTAAATGGTACTCTTCCACTTGCTCATGTTGCATCTGCAGAGGGTATAGTTGCTGCCGAAACGATAATGGGTGTGGAAAGCAGGATGAACTACAATATAATACCAAGAGTTGTCTACTCCTTCCCTGAGCTTGCCAGTGTTGGTATAACCGAAGAGGAAGCCAAGGATAAGGGTCTGGACTACAGTGTAGGAAAGTTCCCGCTTATGGCAAACGGGATGGCTATTGCAGAGGGTGAGACTAACGGCTTTGTCAAGATAATCTCCGACAACAAATACGGTGAGGTCATCGGAGTCCACATGGCAGCAGCCACAGCATCAGATATGATTTCCAAAGCAGCAGCTGTTATGCAGCTTGAGGGTACCGTTTATGACATAGCAAAGACCATACACCCTCATCCTACCTTTGCTGAAGCACTTATGGAAGCAGCCTTTGCAGTGATCGACAAACCTATACACGTATAG